A single genomic interval of Caldisalinibacter kiritimatiensis harbors:
- a CDS encoding serpin family protein, producing MLPKGNTKNIMMMLKDGDVEYAQGDDYKAVRLPYGNGDIAMYCILPKEDISINQFIENMNLDKWNEIRENVTETKDVILQIPKFKMEYGIKNLNDSLTALGMGEAFSMNADFSGIREGIFINRVLHKAVIEVNEEGSEAAGVTVVEIKECAMPEPINFIANRPFMFIIADDKTGTILFMGKYCDVE from the coding sequence ATGCTACCAAAGGGCAACACAAAGAATATAATGATGATGTTAAAAGATGGCGATGTGGAGTATGCCCAAGGAGATGATTATAAAGCTGTAAGACTTCCTTATGGTAATGGGGATATAGCAATGTATTGTATACTTCCAAAGGAGGATATTTCAATAAATCAGTTTATTGAAAACATGAATTTAGATAAATGGAATGAAATAAGAGAAAATGTTACAGAAACAAAGGATGTAATATTACAAATACCTAAATTTAAAATGGAATATGGTATCAAAAATTTAAATGATAGCTTAACTGCATTAGGAATGGGAGAAGCCTTTAGTATGAACGCAGATTTTTCAGGGATACGTGAAGGTATTTTTATTAACAGAGTGCTTCATAAAGCAGTGATTGAGGTTAATGAAGAGGGAAGTGAGGCAGCAGGAGTAACAGTAGTGGAAATCAAAGAATGTGCTATGCCAGAGCCAATAAATTTCATTGCCAATAGACCATTTATGTTTATAATTGCAGATGATAAAACAGGGACAATATTGTTTATGGGGAAATATTGTGATGTGGAGTAG